The following are encoded in a window of Anopheles gambiae chromosome X, idAnoGambNW_F1_1, whole genome shotgun sequence genomic DNA:
- the LOC1270410 gene encoding myosin regulatory light chain sqh isoform X1: MSSRKTAGRRGTTKKRAQRATSNVFAMFDQAQIAEFKEAFNMIDQNRDGFIEKDDLHDMLASLGKNPTEEYLEGMMNEAPGPINFTMFLTLFGERLQGTDPEEVIKNAFGCFDEENTGVINEDRLRELLTTMGDRFTDEDVDEMFREAPIKNSLFDYIEFTRILKHGAKDKDEQESASTQEDS; the protein is encoded by the exons ATGTCGTCGCGCAAAACTGCCGGACGCCGCGGCACGACGAAGAAGCGGGCCCAGCGCGCCACCTCGAACGTGTTTGCCATGTTCGACCAGGCCCAGATTGCCGAGTTTAAGGAGGCGTTCAACATGATCGACCAGAACCGGGACGGCTTCATCGAGAAGGACGACCTGCACGATATGCTCGCGTCGCTCGGCAAGAACCCGACCGAGGAGTACCTCGAGGGCATGATGAACGAGGCGCCCGGTCCGATCAACTTCACCATGTTCCTGACGCTGTTCGGCGAGCGGCTGCAGGGCACCGACCCGGAGGAGGTGATCAAGAACGCGTTCGGCTGCTTCGACGAGGAGAACACGGGCGTGATCAACGAGGACCGGCTGCGCGAGCTGCTGACGACGATGGGCGACCGGTTCACCGACGAGGACGTGGACGAGATGTTCCGTGAGGCGCCGATCAAGAACAGCCTGTTCGACTACATCGAGTTCACCCGCATCCTGAAGCACGGCGCCAAGGATAAGGATGAGCA GGAGAGCGCGAGTACGCAAGAAGACTCATGA
- the LOC1270410 gene encoding myosin regulatory light chain sqh isoform X2: protein MSSRKTAGRRGTTKKRAQRATSNVFAMFDQAQIAEFKEAFNMIDQNRDGFIEKDDLHDMLASLGKNPTEEYLEGMMNEAPGPINFTMFLTLFGERLQGTDPEEVIKNAFGCFDEENTGVINEDRLRELLTTMGDRFTDEDVDEMFREAPIKNSLFDYIEFTRILKHGAKDKDEQ, encoded by the coding sequence ATGTCGTCGCGCAAAACTGCCGGACGCCGCGGCACGACGAAGAAGCGGGCCCAGCGCGCCACCTCGAACGTGTTTGCCATGTTCGACCAGGCCCAGATTGCCGAGTTTAAGGAGGCGTTCAACATGATCGACCAGAACCGGGACGGCTTCATCGAGAAGGACGACCTGCACGATATGCTCGCGTCGCTCGGCAAGAACCCGACCGAGGAGTACCTCGAGGGCATGATGAACGAGGCGCCCGGTCCGATCAACTTCACCATGTTCCTGACGCTGTTCGGCGAGCGGCTGCAGGGCACCGACCCGGAGGAGGTGATCAAGAACGCGTTCGGCTGCTTCGACGAGGAGAACACGGGCGTGATCAACGAGGACCGGCTGCGCGAGCTGCTGACGACGATGGGCGACCGGTTCACCGACGAGGACGTGGACGAGATGTTCCGTGAGGCGCCGATCAAGAACAGCCTGTTCGACTACATCGAGTTCACCCGCATCCTGAAGCACGGCGCCAAGGATAAGGATGAGCAGTGA